In the genome of Piliocolobus tephrosceles isolate RC106 chromosome 20, ASM277652v3, whole genome shotgun sequence, one region contains:
- the WFDC2 gene encoding WAP four-disulfide core domain protein 2, with translation MPACRLGSLAAALLGLLLFGFTLVPGTGAEKTGVCPELQADQNCTQECVSDSECADNLKCCRAGCATFCSLPNDKEGSCPQVNSNFPQLGLCRDQCQVDSQCPGRMKCCHNGCGKVSCVTPNF, from the exons ATGCCTGCCTGTCGCCTAGGCTCGCTAGCCGCCGCCCTCCTTGGCCTGCTGCTGTTCGGCTTTACCCTAGTCCCAG GCACAGGAGCAGAGAAGACGGGCGTGTGCCCCGAGCTCCAGGCTGACCAGAACTGCACGCAGGAGTGTGTCTCGGACAGCGAATGCGCGGACAACCTCAAGTGCTGCCGCGCGGGCTGCGCCACCTTCTGCTCTCTGCCCAATG ATAAGGAGGGTTCCTGCCCCCAGGTGAACAGTAACTTCCCCCAGCTCGGCCTCTGTCGGGACCAGTGCCAGGTGGACAGCCAGTGTCCTGGCCGGATGAAATGCTGCCACAATGGCTGTGGGAAAGTGTCCTGTGTCACTCCCAATTTCTGA